The following proteins are encoded in a genomic region of Comamonas resistens:
- a CDS encoding class I SAM-dependent methyltransferase, with amino-acid sequence MARLDKKQMGKKLQTAPQDIAAQLDLKPGQSIELLKALHILTREGKLNQDSRRKLKQVYHLYQFIEPLLAELSKDEHAVTLADHGAGKSYLGFILYDLHFKAQGRGRIYGIETRAPLVEASQKLAAELGFERMEFLNMSVAESTRADFMPAQFDVVTALHACDTATDDAIAFGLEKKAKAMVLVPCCQAEVAACLRQTKAMSLSRTPLAELWRHPIHTREMGSQITNVLRCLYLEACGYQVTVTELVGWEHSMKNELIVARYTGQKKRSAAERLRQLLAEFGIASLQASRFPMLPAETKKDELPTPADQ; translated from the coding sequence ATGGCCAGGCTGGACAAGAAGCAGATGGGTAAAAAGCTTCAGACTGCCCCTCAGGATATTGCTGCGCAGTTGGATCTGAAGCCAGGCCAGAGCATAGAGTTGCTCAAGGCGCTGCATATTCTGACGCGCGAAGGCAAGCTCAACCAGGATTCGCGCCGCAAGCTCAAGCAGGTCTATCACCTCTATCAGTTCATCGAACCCTTGCTGGCCGAGTTGTCCAAGGATGAGCATGCGGTGACCTTGGCCGATCATGGTGCGGGTAAATCCTATTTAGGCTTCATCCTCTACGATCTGCATTTCAAGGCTCAGGGGCGTGGCCGAATTTACGGTATCGAAACCCGTGCGCCGCTGGTGGAGGCTTCGCAGAAGCTGGCCGCAGAGCTGGGTTTTGAGCGCATGGAATTTCTCAATATGTCGGTGGCCGAGTCCACGCGCGCCGACTTCATGCCAGCGCAGTTCGATGTGGTCACGGCGCTTCATGCCTGTGACACGGCGACCGATGATGCGATTGCCTTTGGTCTGGAGAAAAAAGCCAAGGCCATGGTGCTGGTGCCCTGCTGTCAGGCCGAAGTGGCTGCCTGCCTGCGCCAGACCAAGGCCATGAGCCTGTCGCGCACGCCACTGGCCGAGCTGTGGCGCCATCCCATTCATACGCGCGAGATGGGTAGCCAGATCACCAATGTGCTGCGCTGCCTGTATCTGGAGGCCTGCGGCTACCAGGTCACGGTGACCGAGCTGGTGGGTTGGGAACACAGCATGAAGAACGAGCTCATCGTGGCGCGCTATACCGGTCAGAAAAAGCGCAGCGCGGCCGAGCGGCTGCGCCAGCTGCTGGCAGAGTTCGGCATCGCCTCGCTGCAGGCCAGCCGCTTCCCCATGCTGCCAGCGGAAACGAAAAAAGATGAGCTGCCTACGCCTGCAGATCAATGA